GCTGACTGACTTTGGACACGCATACCTCAAGGCCATGCAATCGCGGACTGTGGCTGATGAGTTGTCGGAACAGCAGGCGGAACTGCTGAAGAAGTTCATTGCCAAAGACCCTTTCTACTCCCCTACCGTCTTTGGAATCTATGCAATCGTAGAAAGTGCTTTCCTGTTGTCAAGGAATGTGTATCCATTCTCGTTTGAACACCTTGTTAGGATGTTCACGACCCTGGCGGGCAAGGAAGCAGAATGGAGTGCTCCCAGAGCGCGAAACACAGCAACCTACACTTTCCTGAACTTCGCGATAGATTTGGGGCTCCTGGGCAAGGTCGGCCAGCAGATAGTTCTGACTCCTGCGGGCTTCAGGTTTATCATCGCACTACAACTTCACAAGAGCATTGAGATGATAGAGAGCGTCTACATCGGGAGCGGTAAATAGGCTTGGAGACGACGTGGTTCCGAAGGGTGGATCTCAGTGTTGGAAGAGGAGGAGGGGGTGAAGGATCAAGAGGGGATTCTCAATTTAGAAAGAGAGTATGCTATTCTGGAGCGAGAGTGCATTGGGCGCAAGTCTCGTGAGGGCGCCTTTCCCGAACCCGTGGAGCGGGCCAGGGAGTTGCTTCTGGACGCGCAGCACCTGCTTGCGGAATATCAGCGGGAGCGTTCTCAGCGGGAACAAGCGGTCATTGCGCTTCAATACCGCGGTGTGATGGACGTATACAATTTGCTCCAAGTGCCCTCCGAGTCTTGCAAGACATTGGCACCGCCGGAAAGCACGAAGAAGATGTTCATCCGTCTTTATGAGCTGGCGAAGACCTTGGGCGACGAAGAGACCATGCGTTTCTGCGAAGATGTGCTGGAAACCTATGAGAGGCACCACATCAACGACCACATTGAGTGGAAACGCTGACGCCCTGCGCAATTGCACCCCACGCGCCGCCGCTCGCAATGGGTTGGCGGCGCGATGCCAAAACACGTAGGGCGGCTTTCCATAGCCGCCGGAAACGGGGGGCAGGCATGGGAACCTGCCCTACGCTCGCCAACCGCCGTCCACGAATAACACGAATCCACACGAATGGAGAACCAAAGACACGTAGGGCGGCTTTCCATAGCCGCCGGAAACAGGGGGCAGGTATGGAAACCTGCCCCTACTATGCTGACACCCCTCGCAATTACACCCCCACGCCCAAACTGTGCTATAATAGCCGCGCAATCGTCTGTCCGCGCAGCACCGAGCCGTAACGGAAAGGGGGGATGCGTACTGCGTACACCGTGAGCGTCCACATCCAACGGATTTTCGCTCTTTGGGTCTGGGAAAGCGGTTTTGGCCTTGCGCCCGCGCGATGCGCCAGCATCCGCGACCGAACAGTTCTGTTTCCCATGACTCCACCTTCGGGGCTTCGGCCCAATCATCCATAAGAGGAGATTGCCTCATGGCAAGCGTAACCTATGAACACGTTACGAAGCGATTTGGCGACGTCGTCGCGGTCAATGACCTGTCGCTGGAAGTTCGCGACAAGGAGTTCCTCGTCCTGGTAGGCCCTTCGGGGTGCGGCAAGACCACGGCCCTGCGCCTTCTGGCGGGCCTGGAGGAGATTACCGAGGGCAAAATCTACATCGGCGACCGTCTGGTCAACGACGTGCCGCCCAAAGACCGCGACATCGCCATGGTGTTCCAGTCCTACGCCCTGTACCCGCATATGAGCGTGTACGACAACATGGCCTTCGGGCTGAAACTGCGCAAGACGCCCAAGTCCGAGATCGACCGTCGCGTGAAAGAGGCGGCGGCCATCCTGGGCATTGAGCAGTTGCTGGACCGCAAGCCGAAGCAGTTGTCGGGCGGGCAGCGGCAGCGCGTGGCCCTGGGCCGCGCCATCGTCCGCGAGCCCAAGGTGTTCCTGATGGACGAGCCGCTGTCCAACCTGGACGCGAAACTGCGCGTGCAAACCCGCGCCGAACTGTCCAAACTGCACCAGCGACTTCAGACGACGTTCATCTACGTAACCCACGACCAGATGGAAGCCATGACCATGGGCACGCGCATTGCCGTGCTCAAGGACGGCATCCTGCAGCAACTGGACACGCCGCAGAACCTGTACGACAAGCCCGACAACGTGTTCGTGGCCGGGTTCATCGGCAGCCCGGCGATGAACTTCTTTGACGCGACACTGGTGGGTACCAAAGAGGACATGTACATTGACACCGGCTCGTTCCGGGTGAAGGTGCCTGCCGACCGCGTGCCAGTGCTGGCGCCCTACCTGGGCGAGGAGATCGTCTTCGGGATTCGGCCCGACAACATCCACGACCCGGAGTTCACGCCGCCTGGCATCAACCCCGTCCGCATTCCGGCCAAAGTGGATGTTACCGAGTTGATGGGCAACGAGGTGTTTGTGTACCTGGTTACGGGCAAGCACTCCTACATCGGGCGGGTGGATCCGCGCACTAACATGCGCGTCGGCCAGGATGTAGAAGTCGTGTTTGACCTGGGTCAAATCCACATCTTTGACCGCGCGACGGAGCGGGCGATACGCTAGGGCAATTCGGCCGCAACCGTAGGGGCCGCGCACGCGTCGGGCGACGCACGCGTCGCCCCTACATGTGTCGCCTGCGAGAAACCGGAGAAATCTCATGAACGAACTGGAATGGATGCGGGAACTGGCCCAGCCGGCCAACACGAAAATCCTCATGCTCATCCTGGACGGGCTGGGCGGGCTGCCCCTGACCGCCAACGGCCTTACGGAACTGGAGGCGGCCCACACGCCCAACATGAACAGACTTGCGCGGGAAGGCATCTGCGGGCTGAGCGCGCCGGTGGGGGCCGGTATCACGCCCGGCAGCGGCCCGGGGCATTTGGCCCTGTTCGGCTACGACCCGCTGCAGTACGTCATCGGGCGGGGCGTGCTGGAGGCGTTGGGCATCGGCTTCCCGCTGGAGCGCGACGATGTGGCCGCGCGCGGCAACTTCTGCACGCTGGACGCCGCCGGCAATATCACCGACCGCCGCGCCGGGCGCATCCCCACCGAGAAATGCCGCGAACTGGTGGAAATCCTGCGCCAGATTCGGCTGCCGGGGGTGGAGGTCTTCGTGGAGGCGGTGCAGGATTATCGTTTCGTGCTGGTGCTGCGGGGCCAGGGCCTGTCGCCGCACCTGAGCGAGACGGACCCGCAGAGGGTGGGCGTGCCGCCGCTGCCGGTGCGCGCCCTGGCGGCCGACGCCGAACCGACCGCCGCGCTGGTCAACCGATGGGTGGCCGAAGCGC
This genomic window from Chloroflexota bacterium contains:
- a CDS encoding ABC transporter ATP-binding protein yields the protein MASVTYEHVTKRFGDVVAVNDLSLEVRDKEFLVLVGPSGCGKTTALRLLAGLEEITEGKIYIGDRLVNDVPPKDRDIAMVFQSYALYPHMSVYDNMAFGLKLRKTPKSEIDRRVKEAAAILGIEQLLDRKPKQLSGGQRQRVALGRAIVREPKVFLMDEPLSNLDAKLRVQTRAELSKLHQRLQTTFIYVTHDQMEAMTMGTRIAVLKDGILQQLDTPQNLYDKPDNVFVAGFIGSPAMNFFDATLVGTKEDMYIDTGSFRVKVPADRVPVLAPYLGEEIVFGIRPDNIHDPEFTPPGINPVRIPAKVDVTELMGNEVFVYLVTGKHSYIGRVDPRTNMRVGQDVEVVFDLGQIHIFDRATERAIR
- a CDS encoding 2,3-bisphosphoglycerate-independent phosphoglycerate mutase; the protein is MNELEWMRELAQPANTKILMLILDGLGGLPLTANGLTELEAAHTPNMNRLAREGICGLSAPVGAGITPGSGPGHLALFGYDPLQYVIGRGVLEALGIGFPLERDDVAARGNFCTLDAAGNITDRRAGRIPTEKCRELVEILRQIRLPGVEVFVEAVQDYRFVLVLRGQGLSPHLSETDPQRVGVPPLPVRALAADAEPTAALVNRWVAEAQKLLAGHHPANGLTLRGFAKDPALPSMQQIYGLQCAAIATYPMYRGLAKLVGMDILKTGETVEDEVETLKANWAKYDFFYLHVKKTDSAGEDGDFDRKREIIEHVDELVPEMMALNPDVVIVSGDHSTPAVLKSHSWHPVPTILWSRYCRPDDVDTFGERACARGALGVFPAKEIMRLAMANALRLAKYGA